tttttttatattttattgtatttcgTATTTGTTAATACACAAATGGGGATATTAGGTCTACTGACAATTTGCTCGATTTGATGAGTAGACAGGTGGAGAGTCATACGGTAATTGAGGGTATTCCAATTGAGTCTTACTAAACTGACCATGAGAAAATTCTTAGCCTAGGGTTTTTCTTTGTCCCATCTCTCATCGGGGTCCTAGCTTATATAAGCGAGCTCTTATAATATCAAAGTGCCACTTATTGAGCAATGGTTTGGGGGTCAGGTGAAGTAGACATTCTATACTATCATGCATGATAGAGTAGGGACCCTTTTAAGATTGGATGAGAATGGCTATGTGTACGGTTCACATGATGTGAATAGAAATGTTGTCACTAATCCTGTCATGTGAGTAATATTGAAGTAATTGAAAGCTTATGAAATTATTCCACTTAATTTATTGATAGAAACCTCTACTTGTCGAGGTAAAGATAGttacataaaaattcaaaatactaattcaaaaataagataaaataataattcaaaattaatttaaaactaagATAATAATAGCTAATCTGTTTAAGTGTTCCAAATCTAATAATACAATATTAAATAGTCTCTGGGTACTAGGTATTGACGAAATGCCTGATGATAGAGGTCGTTACAAGTAAAGGTGTAACACCCTTCACCTAGGTTAAACCGATAACTCGAACAGTAAGTATCACATTTAGTCGCTgagttactaaattaacctaGTCACTAAGCTAacataatattgaaaaaattatcaagtATTGCTACTAGTACACAAATACAAATACTATATTTAAACTTAAGTACATGTCACTCTATAGTCCAAAATTTATATACCGAAACTTGTCCTTAAAGCTTGTTGAGTGATATGATCCAAATTGACGTTGTAATTCTCGATTCATCTCTACCTTTATGTTTTACCTACGCGTTTTAAAACAAATGCACTATGTGAATAGCTTAGTAATTACTCAATTGAATTCAATATtaccatttttatatatttactatttaattaattttaataataacatcTATTCACATAGTTTCTTTCACTAAcatacttttaattcattttccaaaacataaaatcatataaaattttataacctATAGTTTTTACTTTAACACATATATTATCACTAATTAACTTCTACATATTCACATGTCAAaatctttctttcatttcacaAATATAACATAAACACTTAATTCACATATATCATTTAGCATTTAATTCACATGTTcacttttatctttgttttcACATATTATTACACACACACACTTTTactttcaaaaatcacttttgCAGTCCTTAATAAATCTTAGAGGAGTTCAATAATTTTGATACATTGTAGAGATCCAAACCAAACATGAACTCCCGGGCTATAACGGAACTTTGATAATGGAAACTCCAATAAACACATCACATAACTCAATACTCCTCTCCTAATCCCCTTCGAACCCCCGTATCACCAATTTGGTTCTCGCCTTACCTCCCAACCCCTCTCAACTCCGAaatcatttcaatataatatatcatatttcttaTGAGTTCACTAAGGCATTTATTCACATATCGCTTTCATAAACATATTTGATGTACCACACATATATCACtttgttttatattactttttcaCTTTGAATCACTTAAACAcgtttattacatttttatttcaattcataaaaatacaaacatagCATGTATTCACAACACTTAGCACTTTAGATTTCAATTCACTATCATTAAGCACTTTACTTTCTTATAATGCttcacttaaatattttatttcactgTTTTAGCACACAGAgtaacttttgaaaactttactGTCGAAAccggtttttttaaaaacaaaaatttagttgtcgactttaaaaaaaaaaacaaaaattggagtcgccaccgatcctttattaaggtgtgatcggctcaccttaaaatgattttggtccacgaaatttgagaaaatgagtccgggagtcagttacgcacgatgaaggattagcaccctcgtaacgcccaaaattggtaccaaattgattatttaatgtcttggtgtcgaaaatttaaaaagattttaaaagagaaattcTAGCTCGCAAAcgaatcaaaaaaaaatattcttatttcaaagaaataaaacatcacacccagtaagttagggcacaatatttttaaatcttcaaaattccaaatattgccttttgtttttgaaatccttatttcgagataataaaatgtcatgaccagtaagttaggacccaacatttttgaattcccgagaataagcttttatttgaaatttgtggatttattgcaaaataaatacttggctttctaaattcatcgaaaaataatcgcaatccagtaagttaggacacaatctttctcgagaatcatgaacgCCAAATATTTAATACACGTATACAAGTATACATATGTAAGAAAGAATCAACATGAAAaacaaaacttataataaaattttttaaagaatatgtatgcacattataaaattcatgtatatgtGCATGTGaagatcaataaaaaaataaaagataaagttatgtatatatatttaaaaaataaaaatgtataagtatatataaaatatgaagtatatgaaagttaaaaacaaaaaaactataaaagaaaaaacgtATGAATGCATgtgtttataaaagttatatatattatataaagaaatacgtatatatatatactatataagaAATGCGTGTATAAATATAGAAATAGTAAtaaatgataatcaataatatagtaatacttttaaaattaaaattaaaaacaaattgcgaaaaaataaaataaccaaaagatgaaattaaaataaaagcaggACCAATTTGCAACGCACGCATTATATGAGGGGGCCCAAATGGGATAAATCCGCCTCCCTAAAACGCTGCACTGCTATGAGTACCGATTTGAAACAAGGTAAAACatttgggccaaattaaaaagaaataactgGCTTAATAAAACGTGGCGCAAAGGAGAGGGACTAGTAGCGCAAATCTCCCATTTAAGGTTGATATGCGCGGACCCCACCCAAAAACCAAACGGCGCCTGCTTTGTCCATCTTTtaggttttaaagaaaaaaagaaaattaagcaaaagaacatttatttgttcttttggGTTCTCCTTTCCAAATGAGAAACCAGACCCTTTTAGGGTTTCCTCAACCCTCATACGCCACCGCTTAGCCTCGCGCCAAGGCTTCCGTCGACGCCCCGATCTCCGATCGCGACAGAGAGGGACACCAACTCGGCGATTCCGGCGAAAAAGGTAGgttttctcttcctttctttatattttaagcaaaaataaataaaaaaatagcgaaactaaaaaaaatcaaatatatatatgtacaaatgaagaaaaaaaatgaaagaacgATAATCGACAAAATGgtaaaacagaaaagaaaacctttttatttcaaaaaaaagaaggttTCCTCTGTTTTTTATTCTTTCGGTCCCCCCTTTTATAGATTACAAAATGGCCTTTTATAGGccgaaaaagagaaagaaaataaatcgaaaaagaaaaaaaaatattgcttgctgtttgtttttctttggaCTCCTTAAGTCCGTTTTTCAGGCGTTCATGGAGTGTAAACGCGCGTGGGGAGGCCGACCTCCGAGTTGTGTGGTGACTGGGCGTTGGGCACGACACTGAAGGCTTGCTGCGGCGCTCCTTGCTGCCATTTGCTGAAGGTTCTAGGgtttagcttttcttttttcttttgggccGTGTTTGCTTTAGATGGGCTTGTAAATCTTGGactgattttaattttgtttggacCTGGGTCGATTGGGCCCTAttacattacaatttagtccttaaattcatgaaaattcaataatCATTATTATATCACTTTACAATTCATTACCATCAGTTAACACTTCATTTAAGTCTTTGATCACAATATTGGTTTCACATAACACCTTTTAtacactttacaatttagtcatctCTATAATAATTTCACTATAATACATCTAGTCAGTTATCGATTTatgacaaaaaataattttcactatttataatttaatccttaatttcaTGGAATtcattaattactaaattatcaCTTTATCATTTCTTAATTACTAActtatctttaatttcatattcactactaaattcaatatacatattcaataatattaatcatatcttatttaattatttcatactaaaatttaaatcgtcaaatattcaaattaaaataaactaacttgaattcaattaagtacttctatTTCTTCACTTCAACTCAACCtttctcttcccttttttttttcttttccattctttcCCTTTTATTAGTTCTTTTCTTCAGCTGATGCTTGTTGTCGTTTCACTCCCCAAAGAGTGTAGAAAAAtctataaatttctttttattttaatttcatccttttattttcaatttccaaatcaatttcaacatttttcaactttaatttccATGGGGATTTTAATCCCATCATCAAGTCCCTACATATcaatgaaaaatggaaaaattacatttagaTTCCTCCTccataaaatgagaaaattgactTTAGCCTCTAtactttttcactttattcaatttagcctctATCTCAATTTTCCAACTCCTTGTTTCAATACATATCCATATCacattcataaaaaaacatttcttcaaatttctccCATTTTtagaaatggtaaatttttatctttagtCCTTCAGCtttcaaaattttgcaatttagtccttattaaattttattagtcaTAATTTTGCTCTAAATACTTAATTcaccttttaaatatttatcctttttcgaagattaaaattttggggcattaatAGAGGTGTCAATGGGCTGGTCTGAGgctcgattttaaaaaaattttcaagccCAGGCCTCTTTTAGGTCGACTGACTTCTACCAAAAAGCTggttttactatttaaaaattaataaatattaaaaaatatttttatttgatattttatatattttataattaaatttaaaaatatttattatttaaatttaatttaggtgGGGCCATACCAACCTTGACAGATAAAAATCCTTACTCAAGTTCGGCCACCCTTGAACAATTCTAGTTAATCTAATTGGAAAGGTATGGGGTCTTGGGGCCGATTCCCTGTTCCTATAATGGGATTCGTTGAGGCTTGTACTTTGCACCCACCATTAGAAAGCCCAAGTAGGCGGCAGCTGTCTTCCTCAACTATTAGTCCATTAAAGTCTTTCTAATGGTGGGCTATGCCTGCTCAACCTCCTTTTGCTCTCAAATCCTGTTAGCTTAACGGTTCTTAGGGTTCTCACTCGTTCACTCAGCTCCCTTTTCCCTTTAACATAAGGTTGGAGAATTAAGCACAAGGAAGAATATGGCTGTAACCTTTGCATCCAGATGCTCCAGGGGTATGTGATATAtttattgaaatgattatttgtCTGCTTTGATGTTATGCTTTTTTGGTCAAAGGTTTCTTAATATGGATATCTTCCAATGCATTTCCATCAGTATGAATATAGCCTTGTGCATAAAGTTTTGCTTTTTCTTCAtaagattttcatttttattgctATTGAGGAAAATTCCTTGTTGTTAGCAATGAGTTTGAGCTAAAGGGTTTTAACTATTGAATCTAGGAATTTCTTTGGAGGGATTAGAATGGAGTTTAGTTTGACTTATTGAAGCTTAGGCAAGCTCCATATGAACCTGGGATTTGAATACTGTCTGTTCCTCAACATCATTTCTGTCATTGCCACCAACATGAAGTCTTTTGGTGATTCATTAGCATGTGTTCTCTGATTCTTTTCTTACTTACTTATGCTTCTTTTGATGAGCATTGCTTTAAGAAGCCTCTAGTGTCTTGTTCTTGGTTTCTCAATTGATAAGTCTCTGTGGGATCTTGGGTTGAGCTGTTTATGGAATCTGGTGGTTCTTTTCCTGTCAGTTAAGTGTACACATTTTTTTGAAAcataagattgaaacacctatATGTGCTAAATTCTTTTGGGTATCTAGTTTTGTTTCGTTTCCCTAGCTTCTCATTGGTTCTATGTCACATACAGTGGGCCGTTCATTGATGGGTGGTCTTGGAAACAACCTCTCTAATTTACGAAGCACATCAAGTGAGATTACATGTAGCAGTTTCTTGTCTCAGGTTAGTATGGTTTCTAGCATGATATTTCTTTTAAGCTTGTACCGTGATGTATGAAATACGATCACATGGAGCTGACGAAAATCGAGATATATTCTCCCACTTTTTTGGATATAGACCAGCACGTGGAAAAAGGGTTCACAAGGTTGATCATTATGTCACTTGTTACTGGCTAAATTTTGAAGCTATGCATGTCTTTATCATGTAAATGGTTTCAAGAGATATGCCTTGACAATTAAAACGACATCAAGTCTGCAATGAACTTTCCCTTTATTTTAGTTGTTGGATTTTATACAGTATGTGGTGTATGTTCAACAATCCCGGCATGGCTTTATGATGTTTGCCTTTATGATATATCATATTCTATAGGTAATCTCtgtattttctttatattctgCAGCAACAAAGGACTTTTATTCAGATGAGAACTGTTCTTAAAGTAGTGGACAACTCCGGGGCGAAGAAGGTGATGTGCATACAAGCTTTAAAGGGGAAGAAAGGGGCAAGATTGGGAGACACCATAATTGCATCGGTAAAAGAAGCCATGCCTAATGGAAAGGTGAAGAAAGGGAAGGTGGTATATGGTGTGGTTGTACGTGCCGCCATGCAGAGAGGTCGTTGCGATGGGAGTGAGGTCAAGTTTGATGATAATGCAGTTGTTCTTGTTGACAAGCAAGGACAGCCAATAGGGACCAGAGTATTTGGGCCAGTTCCTCATGAGCTGAGGCAGAAAAAGCATGTCAAGATCTTAACTTTGGCAGAACACATTGCCTGAGGCATGAATCCTTCATTGTCCAAGCATTCAGATGTATTCATGATAACGCATGGAGACTGCATAACACTGaaattaggatttatttttcatctttgtttTCCTATAGAGAATGGAGATTGTAGAGAAAGCAAAagcagatttcattatcaaattaattccACTATTGCTGAATGTAGTGTTCAAATTTTCAGGGTTTggtatatttttacatttcagCATTCTTCCTAGGGATTTGACTACTTAATATTTATTCACACTGCTTGGCTCTTCTTTTCTTGTGGTTTCTGACTTTTCTCCCAGAACCTGAAGTGCAAACTTCTAGTTTCCAACATCTTCTCAATCTCCTCAATAGGCAGCCCTTTTGTTTCTGGCACATAGACAATTACAAAGAGTAAGCCTACCACAGAGATGACTCCAAATATTAGGAATGTCCAGGAAGTCCCTATTGCTTCCGTAAGCGATAAAAATGACTGAGCCACGATGAGATTCGAGATCCAGTTAGCAGTTGCAGCAATCCCACCACATACACCTCTGAACCTGAGGGGATAAATCTCTGAGTTGACTATCCATGGTGCAGTCCCCATTCCTGGGGAGAAGAATATGATGTAGAGAGCTAGACCGACCAGTGCAAGCCATCCGTATTTGCTCGGACATCCCCTTGTGTACCATAGCCTACTTTCATCATGACACAGATCCTTAACTGTGTCATTTGAGAGCAGACATGCTCCTGGCAGTAGCtgcaataacaacaaaaatccAATCAACGAAGGGAAAACAAATACGAGACTTtgtaaaaatatagaaatatcatGTGATTTAACCTTGTCTGTTGGTGAAGCACAGAATCCACAATCTGGAGATAAAGCCTTCAAACACTTCATGCAGTCCCAAGCACCGGGGTTTGTAGCTGAACTGTAATCAGGACATGTATAATTTGAAAAGTGAGATGTTTGAATCCGGCTAACCATTGGAGTGTGGGATGTGGTCTCATGGAAAACTCCTGCTAGAAGACCAAGTGAAATTGCTACTCCAAACAAACTGATCAGTAGCAGCTTCTTCCTCCCAGTCCTGTCAATGAAGTATATACTTACAATGGAGCCTAAGGCGTTGAGGCCGGCGGTGACAAGGGAAAGGAGAAGTGCTGTTTTGTTAGAGGCAAAACCAGCTAACTGAACAATGGTGGGACTGTAATACATGACTGTGTTTATGCCAACAAATTGTTGGAAAACTTGGAGACCAACACCAGCTATGAGCCCTCTCCTCACTGTTTTGGTTTTCAACAGTTtcattatgtttatttttgcaCACCCTTCTTCCCTGATTTCAGCCTCAACCGATTCTTTCAAATcttgaatttctttttcaacatcatCAGCTGGGTAAATTTTCCTCAATATCACTTTGGCTTCTTCTTCTCTTCCCTGTTAACAGTGAATCAATCAAAAGGCTGAATACTTGAACATCGAGTTAACAATTCCGGGTTTTTAGAATACGATCATGTACCTTGCGGAATAGCCAACGAGGTGATTCTGGAAGAAGCAACATGAGAATGAACTGCAAAAGTGCCGGAAGACCTGCAATCCCGAGCATCCACCTCCACGTCCCTGGTgcctggaaaaagaaaaaatgtcatcaaagtTCAACACCTTAACCTCCATTTCCCTTCCAATTGTTCGTATGTTACTATCAGCAGCTTACATTAGTAAAAGCCAAGTTGATGAGGTAAGAGAGGAACTGGCCACCGGTGATAAGAAATCCATTGGTACTAACAAGGGCACCACGGATTTTCGCAGGGGATGCTTCGGAAATATAAAGAGGAGATGTCATCGATGCCATTCCAACGCCAAGTCCCACAAAAACTCGGCCTACGATAAGCAGAGCAGGGTTAGGGGCAGAAGCCATTACCACAGCTCCAATAAAAAACAGGAAATCAGCAATAAGGATTGCCATTCTCCTTCCGAACCGATCATTCATCCACCCTCCGACCGCAGCTCCTATTATGGCTCCGGCAACTGCCATAC
This genomic window from Gossypium raimondii isolate GPD5lz chromosome 10, ASM2569854v1, whole genome shotgun sequence contains:
- the LOC105777011 gene encoding 50S ribosomal protein HLP, mitochondrial — encoded protein: MAVTFASRCSRVGRSLMGGLGNNLSNLRSTSSEITCSSFLSQQQRTFIQMRTVLKVVDNSGAKKVMCIQALKGKKGARLGDTIIASVKEAMPNGKVKKGKVVYGVVVRAAMQRGRCDGSEVKFDDNAVVLVDKQGQPIGTRVFGPVPHELRQKKHVKILTLAEHIA
- the LOC105777010 gene encoding probable inositol transporter 2; this encodes MEGVVHTGTDASAFKECFSLTWKNPYVLRLAFSAGIGGLLFGYDTGVISGALLYIRDDFKSVDRQTVLQESIVSMAVAGAIIGAAVGGWMNDRFGRRMAILIADFLFFIGAVVMASAPNPALLIVGRVFVGLGVGMASMTSPLYISEASPAKIRGALVSTNGFLITGGQFLSYLINLAFTNAPGTWRWMLGIAGLPALLQFILMLLLPESPRWLFRKGREEEAKVILRKIYPADDVEKEIQDLKESVEAEIREEGCAKINIMKLLKTKTVRRGLIAGVGLQVFQQFVGINTVMYYSPTIVQLAGFASNKTALLLSLVTAGLNALGSIVSIYFIDRTGRKKLLLISLFGVAISLGLLAGVFHETTSHTPMVSRIQTSHFSNYTCPDYSSATNPGAWDCMKCLKALSPDCGFCASPTDKLLPGACLLSNDTVKDLCHDESRLWYTRGCPSKYGWLALVGLALYIIFFSPGMGTAPWIVNSEIYPLRFRGVCGGIAATANWISNLIVAQSFLSLTEAIGTSWTFLIFGVISVVGLLFVIVYVPETKGLPIEEIEKMLETRSLHFRFWEKSQKPQEKKSQAV